The following proteins are encoded in a genomic region of Desulfosporosinus youngiae DSM 17734:
- a CDS encoding (Fe-S)-binding protein, protein MSVYNSLDSITEELHNCMKCGNCMEVCPIYKETRQEVGVARGKISLVQYLLSGELEMTEKLADRFSLCTTCMACNTNCPCGVRFDKIILAARAEAVRKKGLHPVKKIAFTALKMQRMFDFGMKTGSVFQGLALKHVPHKSDRIARMRFDIGIGTDKVFPMLASKTLRSEFPEVIKVQKPKMRVAFFTGCMINYFYTDIGKAVVEVLKENDIEVVIPKGQGCCGIPASVNGDVHSATALARRNLRAFEKLGADALVVACSSGGTAWKHVFGELLDNDPEFKALADKWAGKSYDISEFLIHKVPFKKEGLGRVDRKVTYHDPCHLNRGQGINKEPREILKSIPGVELIEMKEPGRCCGMAGSFSLVHPDLSVQISDRKIADIELTHTNTVATGCPACRLQLKSGVENAGIEEEVMHTVQILAESYRAGKKN, encoded by the coding sequence GTGTCCGTATATAATTCACTGGATTCGATTACCGAAGAACTCCATAACTGTATGAAATGCGGAAACTGCATGGAGGTTTGTCCCATATACAAGGAAACCCGCCAGGAAGTAGGAGTTGCAAGAGGAAAAATCAGTTTAGTTCAGTATCTCCTTTCCGGCGAGCTTGAGATGACAGAGAAGCTGGCTGATCGCTTTTCCTTGTGCACAACCTGTATGGCTTGTAACACGAACTGTCCATGTGGGGTTCGATTTGATAAAATAATCCTGGCAGCGAGGGCAGAAGCCGTTCGTAAAAAAGGATTGCACCCTGTCAAGAAAATTGCGTTTACTGCCCTTAAAATGCAGCGCATGTTTGATTTTGGCATGAAAACAGGCAGCGTTTTCCAGGGTCTGGCCTTAAAGCACGTACCTCATAAAAGTGATCGTATTGCCCGGATGCGCTTTGACATCGGGATAGGAACCGATAAGGTATTCCCGATGTTAGCCAGCAAGACCTTGCGCTCTGAATTTCCGGAAGTGATTAAGGTCCAAAAACCAAAGATGAGAGTAGCTTTTTTCACGGGATGTATGATCAACTATTTCTATACGGATATTGGAAAAGCTGTTGTCGAGGTGTTAAAGGAGAACGACATCGAGGTAGTGATTCCAAAAGGTCAGGGCTGCTGTGGTATTCCAGCCTCGGTGAATGGCGATGTACACTCTGCTACAGCCTTAGCAAGACGTAATTTAAGAGCGTTTGAGAAGCTGGGAGCTGATGCACTGGTTGTGGCTTGTTCATCCGGAGGAACTGCTTGGAAGCATGTCTTTGGCGAGTTGCTGGATAATGATCCGGAGTTTAAAGCTTTGGCTGATAAATGGGCCGGTAAGTCGTATGATATTTCTGAGTTTCTTATTCACAAAGTTCCCTTCAAAAAAGAAGGTCTGGGCCGGGTGGACCGCAAAGTGACTTACCATGATCCCTGCCACTTAAACCGGGGACAGGGGATTAACAAAGAACCCCGGGAAATTTTAAAGAGTATCCCTGGTGTGGAATTGATTGAAATGAAAGAGCCTGGGCGCTGTTGCGGGATGGCTGGATCGTTTAGTCTCGTTCATCCGGATCTCTCCGTACAGATTTCGGATCGTAAAATAGCTGATATCGAGCTGACACATACCAATACAGTCGCAACGGGTTGTCCCGCGTGCCGCTTACAGTTGAAAAGCGGGGTGGAAAATGCCGGAATCGAAGAAGAGGTAATGCATACTGTCCAGATTTTAGCAGAGTCTTATAGAGCGGGTAAAAAGAACTAA
- a CDS encoding FAD-binding oxidoreductase, with protein sequence MLAREVLQELIKVLGEENVLTEQEDLMTYAYDATAAMKHHKPDVVVSPNSTEQVAEVVKIAAKNNIPVYPRGSGTNLSGGTIPISGGIVLSMLNLNKIIEVDQDNLTATVQPGVIIQTLNNEVVKHGLLYPPDPGTVATATMGGSLSECSGGLRGLKYGVTKHYIMGLQIVLANGEVIRWGGKTVKNVTGYDLVALFTGAEGTLGIITEIIVKLIPAPEARKSILGVFDDVDKAGKAIASIIRNKIIPATLEIMDNVTIQTVENFVHAGLPMDAQAVLLIEVDGYREVVEREAVLVEQILKEEQAIEIKIAKNDQERDLIWLARRRALPALAQKRPTTVLEDATVPRSKIPDMIKAIRKIAEKHNLQIATFGHAGDGNLHPTILTDERDQDEMKRVHLAVDEIFKTAISLGGTLSGEHGIGIAKMGYLDWEFGEAGVAAMRRMKEALDPNYLLNPGKIVRRD encoded by the coding sequence ATGTTAGCTCGTGAAGTCTTACAAGAACTAATTAAAGTGCTGGGTGAGGAGAACGTTCTCACAGAGCAGGAAGACTTAATGACCTATGCTTATGACGCGACAGCCGCGATGAAACATCACAAGCCGGATGTTGTGGTTTCGCCTAACTCGACTGAACAAGTGGCAGAGGTCGTCAAAATAGCTGCAAAGAACAATATTCCGGTCTATCCACGTGGTTCAGGCACAAATCTAAGTGGAGGAACGATTCCCATAAGTGGGGGTATCGTTCTTTCGATGCTCAATCTCAATAAAATCATAGAAGTGGACCAAGATAACTTAACGGCTACAGTTCAGCCTGGAGTAATCATTCAGACACTCAATAATGAAGTGGTTAAACATGGTTTGTTATACCCGCCGGATCCTGGGACTGTCGCCACAGCAACGATGGGCGGCTCGCTTTCAGAGTGCTCAGGCGGACTGCGCGGTCTGAAATACGGGGTAACCAAGCATTATATCATGGGACTGCAAATTGTCTTAGCCAATGGGGAAGTCATCCGTTGGGGCGGAAAAACGGTTAAAAATGTCACCGGATATGATTTGGTGGCTCTCTTTACCGGAGCTGAAGGAACACTTGGAATTATTACAGAAATCATTGTTAAATTAATACCTGCTCCCGAGGCCCGGAAGAGTATTTTAGGAGTTTTTGATGACGTTGATAAAGCCGGAAAGGCTATCGCTTCGATCATCCGCAATAAGATTATTCCGGCAACCCTGGAAATCATGGACAATGTAACCATTCAAACGGTCGAAAACTTTGTGCATGCCGGCCTTCCCATGGATGCTCAAGCAGTCCTCTTGATTGAAGTTGATGGATATAGAGAAGTTGTCGAACGGGAAGCAGTTCTGGTCGAACAAATTCTAAAGGAAGAACAAGCTATTGAGATAAAAATCGCTAAGAATGACCAGGAGCGCGATCTTATCTGGCTGGCTCGCCGCAGGGCACTTCCCGCTCTCGCCCAGAAAAGACCAACCACAGTGCTCGAGGATGCTACGGTTCCCAGAAGTAAAATTCCCGATATGATTAAAGCGATTCGTAAGATCGCTGAAAAACATAATCTCCAAATTGCCACATTTGGACATGCAGGAGACGGGAATCTGCACCCTACAATTCTGACGGATGAGCGGGATCAGGATGAAATGAAACGAGTTCACCTGGCGGTCGATGAAATCTTCAAAACAGCAATATCCCTGGGTGGAACTCTTTCAGGAGAGCACGGGATTGGGATTGCTAAAATGGGATATCTTGATTGGGAGTTTGGAGAAGCCGGTGTCGCAGCAATGCGAAGAATGAAAGAAGCCCTGGATCCCAACTATTTGTTGAACCCTGGGAAGATAGTAAGGAGGGACTAA
- a CDS encoding DUF2953 domain-containing protein yields the protein MRVLAFLLAMVILIVISFVFKVQVDFRYRRMQEKDHIDIDFRAFKGLWRANYQIPTLQLEWEKGPQVEFEQVSEVKSGVRKTKTKARMRYIRFGWLSRLWLNIPLLIDHLTRIKRMFYRGIHCTLINWRAEIGYKDACQTALAAGSFWTMFGFALSHLHKHVTMEVRSPALAVVPQFKKEGFVCDLRCIFHLRIGHIIFVGLRLLRLFKWGIRG from the coding sequence GTGCGGGTTTTAGCGTTTTTACTCGCTATGGTTATATTAATAGTAATCAGCTTTGTATTTAAAGTACAGGTGGATTTTCGCTATCGACGTATGCAGGAGAAAGATCATATTGATATTGATTTTCGCGCTTTCAAGGGCTTATGGCGGGCGAACTATCAAATCCCAACCCTTCAATTGGAATGGGAAAAAGGGCCGCAGGTGGAATTTGAGCAGGTTTCAGAAGTAAAAAGCGGAGTACGTAAGACAAAGACCAAGGCGCGTATGCGTTATATACGGTTTGGCTGGTTAAGTCGGCTCTGGCTGAATATTCCGCTGCTGATCGACCATTTGACGCGGATTAAGAGGATGTTTTATCGGGGAATCCACTGTACATTAATTAATTGGCGAGCGGAAATTGGCTATAAGGATGCATGTCAGACAGCGCTGGCAGCAGGGTCCTTTTGGACGATGTTTGGTTTTGCCCTGTCTCATCTTCATAAACACGTAACCATGGAAGTCCGGTCTCCTGCGCTGGCAGTTGTTCCACAGTTTAAAAAAGAAGGTTTTGTTTGTGATCTTCGATGCATATTCCATTTAAGAATCGGTCATATTATTTTCGTAGGGTTGAGATTATTACGATTATTTAAGTGGGGTATAAGGGGGTAG
- a CDS encoding glycosyltransferase, translating to MLYIVLPAYNEDEALPVLLEEIEQSCAAIPHQIVVVNDGSTDSTLDVVQNYAQTHGNVHGINHEQNQGLGAAINSGFQYVLSRNGGKNFSENPDQEIKAVPDIVITMDADNTQPADHIPLLYREICSGADLVIASRYVQGGEQHGLSIGRRSLSWGAGKVMQFFAPIKGVRDYSCGYRAYRLKLLAEGTRQYGPNIIKSKNFSGMVELLLKVAPYAERVSEVPLKLHYELKKGASKMRIWPTILGYLQLIYQLKRKKWSTVEWVEE from the coding sequence ATGCTGTATATTGTTTTACCCGCCTATAACGAAGACGAAGCACTTCCGGTATTACTCGAAGAAATAGAACAGAGTTGTGCCGCTATTCCTCATCAGATCGTTGTCGTCAATGATGGAAGTACAGATAGCACTTTGGATGTTGTTCAGAACTATGCTCAAACCCATGGCAATGTCCACGGAATTAACCATGAGCAAAACCAAGGTCTTGGGGCAGCCATTAATAGTGGCTTTCAATATGTCCTAAGTCGTAACGGCGGAAAGAACTTCTCTGAAAATCCTGATCAGGAGATAAAAGCAGTTCCGGATATTGTTATTACCATGGATGCAGACAATACCCAGCCTGCAGACCATATTCCCCTGCTTTACCGGGAGATCTGTTCGGGGGCAGATCTTGTGATAGCTTCACGCTATGTACAGGGCGGGGAACAGCATGGACTTTCCATAGGGCGCAGGAGTCTATCCTGGGGAGCCGGGAAAGTAATGCAGTTTTTCGCACCCATCAAAGGAGTCCGGGATTATTCATGTGGTTATCGAGCTTATCGGCTTAAGCTGTTAGCCGAGGGAACCCGGCAATATGGACCCAATATTATTAAGAGTAAAAATTTCTCAGGGATGGTTGAACTATTGCTGAAAGTCGCTCCTTATGCGGAACGTGTCAGTGAAGTTCCTTTGAAACTTCATTATGAACTCAAAAAAGGTGCCAGTAAAATGAGAATTTGGCCAACGATCTTAGGATATTTGCAGCTGATCTATCAGTTAAAACGCAAAAAATGGAGTACCGTGGAATGGGTCGAGGAATAA
- a CDS encoding ArnT family glycosyltransferase gives MGRGIKWVSLTAILLIALVLRLRGISNPLLDDQAWRQADTASMAIHMLGHLTDFPDVFLPKLSYDGVIPQNVELEFPFLPYLLAWAWTFLGWSDLWGRLWSVALSLITVAGIYDLGRNMFTERAGLFAAAIYSLMPLSIYYGRVVMPEPMAQAWSIWALAMIWRWRAAGEERGIWKIAFLMAGAVLAKLPQLMIFPVALLLGFWPFKLRRLRQFIHYSMIVLIPPIVYYLWVHFNVAASSQFVSGILTGQVADSTNLNWEILTKNIQQGFTGSVLVLSGVGMIRLCFFRSPVRAALIAWAGISLLYIAVVCARIPLDYYLVPVLPLTALLSAYALDGIASFPGTAAAIVILLLINKGSYADLTPKYQWNQEYLSQAQWLKEHTAASSILVLSDPPPMTFYYAQKVGYRLITVLEDESPSAVLQRIPGDYLVHLPQSGQKESFWEKVQGSYPEIGPGIYDLKHSK, from the coding sequence ATGGGTCGAGGAATAAAGTGGGTATCTTTAACAGCAATTCTGCTGATCGCCTTAGTACTCCGTCTGCGCGGGATTTCCAATCCATTATTGGATGATCAAGCCTGGAGGCAAGCAGATACGGCAAGTATGGCTATCCATATGCTGGGGCATTTAACCGATTTTCCAGATGTTTTCCTGCCCAAGCTTAGTTATGATGGAGTTATTCCTCAAAATGTTGAGTTAGAGTTTCCTTTTTTACCTTATCTTTTGGCCTGGGCCTGGACTTTTTTAGGTTGGTCAGATCTTTGGGGACGTCTGTGGTCGGTTGCCTTATCCTTGATTACGGTGGCTGGAATCTATGACTTGGGGCGCAATATGTTTACTGAACGTGCCGGGCTTTTTGCGGCGGCTATCTATTCCTTAATGCCCTTATCCATTTATTATGGACGGGTTGTTATGCCTGAACCAATGGCCCAAGCCTGGAGTATCTGGGCATTGGCTATGATTTGGCGCTGGAGGGCTGCGGGCGAAGAAAGAGGAATTTGGAAAATAGCTTTCTTAATGGCAGGAGCAGTATTAGCCAAGCTCCCTCAGCTCATGATTTTTCCGGTGGCTCTTCTCTTAGGTTTTTGGCCTTTTAAGCTTCGGCGGTTAAGGCAGTTTATCCATTACAGTATGATTGTACTTATTCCGCCAATAGTATATTATTTATGGGTACATTTTAATGTCGCGGCATCGAGTCAGTTTGTTTCCGGGATATTAACCGGACAAGTAGCTGATTCCACGAACCTGAACTGGGAAATATTGACCAAAAATATTCAACAAGGGTTTACTGGAAGCGTACTGGTTCTTTCGGGAGTGGGTATGATCCGCCTCTGTTTTTTTCGGTCTCCGGTTCGTGCAGCCCTTATAGCCTGGGCTGGGATCAGTCTTTTATACATTGCGGTGGTTTGTGCCCGTATTCCCTTAGATTATTATTTAGTACCGGTTCTGCCTTTAACAGCTTTATTGAGTGCCTATGCCCTCGATGGGATTGCATCCTTTCCGGGAACAGCGGCCGCAATCGTGATCTTGCTGCTGATCAACAAAGGTTCTTATGCCGATTTGACCCCCAAGTATCAGTGGAATCAGGAATATCTTAGTCAGGCCCAATGGCTTAAAGAGCATACAGCAGCTTCGAGTATTTTAGTATTAAGTGATCCGCCGCCGATGACGTTTTATTATGCACAGAAGGTTGGATATCGTTTAATCACCGTATTAGAGGATGAAAGCCCCTCTGCAGTATTGCAGCGAATACCGGGGGACTACCTTGTGCATCTTCCTCAAAGCGGGCAGAAAGAATCATTCTGGGAAAAGGTTCAGGGAAGTTATCCTGAAATCGGGCCGGGAATTTATGATTTGAAACATTCAAAATGA
- a CDS encoding nucleoside recognition domain-containing protein: protein MVNLIWLLMLAIGIVVSALNGHIENVTTSAMKAAELGVEVAIELIGVMSLWLGIMRLAEEAGLIKGIARLFGPAIRRLFPSLRPDSPAMGAIIMNLSANILGLGNAATPFGLKAMQELQKENPTPEVASPAMITFLALNTSCITLIPATIIGVRLKANSVNPTEIIGTTIVATGTAMFAAIVVDYFIRRRRGT from the coding sequence ATGGTTAATCTCATCTGGCTGTTAATGTTGGCTATTGGCATAGTCGTTTCTGCGCTGAACGGACATATTGAAAATGTAACCACATCCGCAATGAAAGCGGCAGAACTTGGAGTAGAAGTTGCCATTGAACTGATCGGAGTTATGAGTTTATGGTTGGGTATCATGCGCTTGGCAGAGGAAGCCGGTCTTATTAAGGGGATTGCCCGCCTCTTTGGGCCTGCAATTCGTCGCTTATTTCCATCTCTTAGACCGGACAGTCCGGCAATGGGTGCAATTATCATGAACTTGAGCGCCAATATACTCGGGCTGGGAAATGCGGCAACTCCCTTTGGACTTAAAGCAATGCAAGAACTCCAAAAGGAAAACCCTACCCCTGAAGTGGCAAGCCCTGCCATGATTACGTTTTTGGCCCTGAATACTTCATGTATCACCCTAATACCGGCAACGATTATTGGAGTGCGTTTAAAAGCCAATTCGGTTAATCCAACCGAAATCATTGGGACGACGATTGTAGCGACAGGAACGGCAATGTTCGCGGCGATCGTTGTAGATTACTTTATTCGCCGCAGGAGGGGAACATGA
- a CDS encoding pseudouridine synthase, which produces MVQDKDSGERLQKVLAQAGVASRRHAEQLILAGRVSVNGVKIAVLGHKVGIEDHIEVDGKPVERSERLHYYLLNKPVGVITSVSDPQGRPTVLDLLNDVPVRVYPVGRLDFDTSGALLLTNDGELAHRLMHPSYGVEKTYRVWVQGPVGINALENLRQGVLLEDGNTAPAKVERVSGVSKFNKTKGKPLEILEVTIHEGRNRQVRRMFAAVGYPVLKLDRVRFGHLSPGNALPPGAYRALSKEEIKELRSCVGL; this is translated from the coding sequence ATGGTTCAAGATAAAGATAGCGGAGAACGTTTGCAGAAAGTGCTTGCCCAGGCTGGAGTAGCCTCACGGCGGCATGCCGAGCAGCTTATCCTCGCAGGCCGGGTCTCTGTCAATGGAGTCAAGATTGCCGTTTTAGGGCATAAAGTAGGGATAGAGGATCATATCGAGGTCGATGGAAAACCAGTTGAACGATCCGAAAGGCTGCACTATTATCTTCTTAATAAACCTGTCGGTGTGATTACCAGTGTTTCAGACCCACAGGGCAGACCTACTGTTCTTGATTTATTAAACGATGTTCCGGTACGCGTTTATCCGGTTGGAAGGTTGGATTTCGATACATCGGGGGCCTTACTCCTGACCAATGACGGAGAACTTGCCCATCGCTTGATGCATCCTTCATATGGAGTAGAGAAAACTTACCGGGTCTGGGTACAAGGTCCGGTCGGGATAAACGCCCTTGAAAATCTCCGTCAGGGAGTTCTGCTGGAAGATGGAAACACCGCACCGGCTAAAGTTGAGCGCGTGAGCGGTGTTTCAAAGTTCAATAAGACGAAAGGGAAGCCTTTAGAAATCCTGGAAGTGACGATTCATGAAGGACGAAATCGCCAAGTTCGCCGGATGTTTGCAGCGGTCGGATATCCTGTGCTTAAACTTGATCGGGTCCGTTTTGGACATTTAAGTCCGGGAAATGCCCTTCCTCCAGGTGCTTACAGAGCGTTAAGCAAAGAAGAAATTAAAGAATTACGTTCCTGCGTAGGATTATGA
- a CDS encoding spore maturation protein, translated as MNVIAEISRWAIPLILLLIPLVAYLRKVPVYESFVEGAEEGFKTGVRILPFLIGMLVSIRVFVDSGALTILSNWLQPLFKLLGLGPDFAAIIPLAIMRPLSGSGALGVATQLINQYGPDSFIGRLASTLQGSTDTTFFVLTVYFGSVGIKKYRYALKLGLLADIIGLIVSVWIVSKVFY; from the coding sequence ATGAACGTAATAGCCGAGATTTCCCGTTGGGCCATTCCCTTAATCTTGTTATTGATTCCCTTAGTAGCCTACCTTCGCAAAGTCCCTGTCTATGAATCCTTTGTGGAAGGAGCGGAGGAGGGTTTTAAAACAGGCGTCCGGATTCTGCCGTTCTTAATAGGGATGCTGGTTTCGATTAGAGTATTTGTTGATTCCGGGGCCCTGACGATTCTTTCAAACTGGCTGCAGCCGCTTTTCAAGCTTTTAGGCTTAGGACCTGATTTTGCTGCCATCATTCCCTTAGCAATCATGCGGCCGTTAAGCGGATCTGGCGCTTTAGGGGTAGCAACCCAGTTAATCAATCAGTATGGACCGGATTCCTTTATCGGACGTTTGGCCTCAACCCTTCAGGGAAGCACAGATACTACCTTCTTTGTGTTAACCGTGTATTTTGGCTCGGTAGGAATCAAAAAATATCGCTACGCTCTTAAATTAGGCTTACTGGCAGATATCATCGGGTTAATTGTCTCAGTTTGGATTGTCAGTAAAGTGTTTTATTGA
- a CDS encoding DUF4474 domain-containing protein produces the protein MSVQTGSSAEMSIKKNDDYYEDLEKFIEIAGYSYDSLQDIFYSTLDPWQRKVGYCRLYDEAAAPMGMIIDSEPIYFEYNAKKWMIGLWKGQYDLVTGGEIGVYIGALDLKIPGLFDGTFYSCAGDNDLLQMSYTLKKNGETLFTREGTHWWLTGFKLGEFSEPSELIMDISITLKDALMRDAFVSGLRNAGYSDNQFSIYYNTVSFRYDIPKTPQPITRRPATDRLIQAKNKLLCDKYQEMTQAFDNLQDKLRALEKESPEMYRKIMNIGKAKPLSEIYDSLITVVLVMLAVYLSYRALTYNSDK, from the coding sequence ATGTCCGTTCAGACAGGATCTTCAGCCGAAATGAGCATCAAAAAAAATGATGACTATTATGAAGATCTGGAAAAATTCATTGAAATTGCAGGCTATTCCTATGATTCTCTGCAGGATATTTTCTATTCTACCTTGGACCCCTGGCAGAGAAAGGTTGGTTACTGTCGTCTCTATGATGAGGCGGCAGCCCCTATGGGGATGATTATAGATAGTGAACCCATTTACTTTGAATACAATGCAAAAAAATGGATGATTGGCTTGTGGAAAGGCCAATATGACTTAGTTACCGGCGGCGAAATCGGAGTCTACATCGGAGCATTAGATCTTAAAATCCCCGGGCTTTTTGATGGTACCTTCTACAGTTGTGCGGGCGATAATGATCTCTTGCAAATGTCTTATACTTTAAAGAAGAACGGTGAGACCCTCTTTACCAGAGAAGGCACACACTGGTGGCTTACAGGTTTCAAGCTAGGGGAATTTTCAGAGCCTTCAGAGCTTATCATGGATATTAGTATTACTTTAAAAGATGCGCTTATGCGAGACGCGTTCGTATCAGGCCTCAGAAATGCCGGCTATTCCGATAATCAATTTTCGATTTATTACAATACCGTAAGCTTTAGATACGATATTCCGAAAACACCCCAGCCCATAACCCGAAGGCCCGCAACTGACCGGCTTATACAAGCGAAAAACAAACTATTATGCGATAAATATCAGGAAATGACACAAGCCTTTGATAATCTCCAGGATAAACTGAGAGCTCTTGAGAAAGAGTCGCCGGAAATGTATCGTAAAATCATGAATATAGGGAAAGCCAAACCATTATCTGAGATCTATGATTCATTAATAACCGTTGTACTGGTTATGCTCGCAGTCTATCTTTCCTATAGGGCATTAACTTATAACAGTGATAAATAA
- the scpB gene encoding SMC-Scp complex subunit ScpB yields the protein MLFREPETAALEALLFVAKEPLTPELLSGILELDPEFIEELLYELRSRYAADSCGLTLLEINGGYKLGTKPEVARYIETLYKQPAQALSNAALEVLSIIAYKQPVTRGEVDFIRGVQSDRALATLVEKGLVKEVGRKEGPGRPILYATTEQFLLHFGLSSLDDMPDLEVGSLSDAEVASAVED from the coding sequence TTGCTGTTTAGGGAACCGGAAACGGCTGCCTTAGAGGCCCTTCTATTTGTTGCCAAAGAGCCGTTAACGCCGGAACTGCTCAGCGGAATTTTGGAGCTGGACCCAGAGTTTATAGAAGAGCTTCTGTATGAGCTTCGTAGTCGGTATGCCGCAGATTCCTGCGGGTTAACCCTTCTGGAGATTAATGGGGGCTATAAATTAGGAACAAAGCCCGAAGTTGCCCGTTATATCGAGACTCTTTATAAGCAGCCTGCTCAAGCCCTCTCTAATGCGGCTCTGGAAGTGCTTTCAATTATTGCTTACAAACAACCGGTGACGCGAGGAGAAGTGGATTTCATCCGGGGAGTTCAATCCGACCGTGCTTTGGCAACGTTAGTGGAAAAGGGTTTAGTGAAAGAGGTCGGCCGCAAGGAGGGTCCGGGGCGCCCCATTCTTTATGCCACGACAGAACAGTTTCTGCTTCATTTTGGCTTGAGTTCTTTAGATGATATGCCTGACTTGGAAGTGGGATCTCTCAGTGATGCTGAGGTGGCAAGTGCAGTAGAAGATTAG
- a CDS encoding segregation and condensation protein A has protein sequence MERTERETISPQVELPAYQGPLDLLLTLIQQEKVDIYDIPIARIADQFVEVLRRMESMDMEVTTEFLVLAAQLLYIKSRELLPKPPKNEQSPLEEEDLRQELVERLIAYRAFKQAAKVLEGLETSSGRSYDREVDVAGLLADVKPEDPLKGITFDDLWQAFRRVIDRAEKGEEIKYVEPDEIAIEMMLADVLRRVILHPKGMRFNQLMRIGSRMEIIVSFLALLELLKSGKVRAEQAAWVSDILLFPTKKAWEFTVEE, from the coding sequence ATGGAACGTACGGAACGTGAGACTATCAGTCCTCAGGTTGAACTTCCTGCCTACCAGGGTCCTCTGGACCTGTTGTTAACTCTTATTCAACAGGAAAAGGTGGATATATATGATATTCCAATTGCGCGAATTGCCGACCAGTTTGTGGAAGTCTTACGCCGGATGGAATCTATGGACATGGAAGTCACAACGGAATTTCTGGTGCTTGCAGCCCAATTACTCTATATTAAGTCCAGAGAGCTTTTGCCTAAGCCCCCTAAAAACGAACAAAGCCCGCTTGAAGAGGAAGATTTACGCCAGGAATTAGTAGAGCGCTTAATTGCTTATCGGGCCTTTAAACAAGCTGCTAAAGTCTTAGAAGGGCTGGAAACCTCCTCAGGACGATCCTATGACCGTGAGGTTGATGTCGCGGGGTTATTAGCTGATGTCAAGCCGGAAGATCCCCTTAAGGGGATAACCTTTGATGATCTTTGGCAAGCATTCCGCAGAGTTATTGACCGTGCTGAAAAAGGGGAAGAGATCAAATATGTTGAACCCGACGAAATTGCCATCGAAATGATGCTGGCGGATGTTTTGCGCCGTGTTATTCTGCATCCGAAAGGGATGCGGTTTAATCAGCTCATGAGAATCGGATCTCGTATGGAGATAATTGTCTCTTTCCTGGCCTTGTTGGAACTTTTAAAATCCGGAAAGGTACGTGCTGAACAAGCCGCATGGGTAAGTGATATCCTGCTCTTTCCAACGAAAAAAGCCTGGGAATTTACCGTAGAGGAGTAG
- the ytfJ gene encoding GerW family sporulation protein gives MGNHPIESLMKTAMESIQQIVDVNTIVGDAVEAHDGSVIIPISRVSCGFAAGGSEFAPPDDKEMGNSGGGTPGQGPSLPFGGGAGAGVSVQPVAFLVVGNGTIRLLPVDSNVVVDRLIDTVPDLLERIGGMFQKKKKPSDDIVIARD, from the coding sequence ATGGGGAATCATCCTATTGAATCATTAATGAAGACAGCAATGGAAAGCATCCAACAAATCGTTGACGTAAACACGATCGTGGGCGATGCCGTGGAGGCCCATGATGGCTCGGTGATTATTCCAATTTCAAGGGTTTCTTGTGGTTTTGCAGCAGGCGGCAGTGAATTTGCCCCACCGGACGATAAGGAGATGGGAAATTCAGGAGGGGGTACACCTGGTCAAGGTCCGTCTCTGCCCTTTGGCGGCGGTGCCGGAGCCGGGGTTTCAGTACAGCCGGTTGCCTTTTTAGTGGTTGGTAATGGGACCATACGGCTTCTTCCAGTTGATAGTAATGTGGTCGTTGATCGACTGATTGATACTGTCCCGGATCTGTTAGAGAGAATCGGGGGAATGTTTCAGAAGAAAAAAAAACCATCGGATGACATAGTTATTGCCCGCGACTAA